A single window of candidate division WOR-3 bacterium DNA harbors:
- a CDS encoding aminotransferase class I/II-fold pyridoxal phosphate-dependent enzyme: protein MREFTKYVHGKEILGEKFTRSLSVPIYQTAIFTFSSAEEGASIIAKEKDGYFYTRLGNPTVRAFEEKMAFLEEGEDACAFASGMAAITAVIFALAKAGDEILASYPIYGCTYSLFTTILPNLGIKVKWLLAKNFIEELKKEINKNTKIVFIETPTNPTIEIIDIKEVAEIAHRYDAKVIVDNTFATTFNQKPLKLNADISLHSATKYISGHGDTLGGVVISNKEIIENLKENLIRNFGGVLSPFNAWLLLRGLKTLALRMSRHNENGLKVAQFLENHPKIKRVSYPGLPSHPQYEIAKKQMSGFSSMIAFELKGGREAGRKLMNNIKLCVCAVSLGDTATLIEHPASMTHFTYSKEDLEKSGISEGLVRMSVGIEDSEDIIEDLEQALAKV from the coding sequence ATGCGGGAATTCACGAAATATGTTCACGGAAAAGAAATCTTAGGTGAAAAATTTACTCGTTCTCTATCGGTACCAATTTATCAAACAGCAATTTTTACCTTCTCTTCGGCAGAAGAAGGAGCCAGTATTATTGCTAAAGAAAAAGACGGCTATTTTTATACTCGCTTAGGAAATCCTACCGTTCGTGCTTTTGAAGAGAAAATGGCATTTTTAGAAGAAGGCGAAGATGCTTGTGCTTTTGCTTCAGGAATGGCGGCAATTACGGCAGTGATTTTTGCTTTAGCTAAAGCCGGAGATGAAATTTTAGCTTCTTATCCAATTTATGGTTGTACTTACTCTCTTTTCACAACTATTCTTCCTAATTTAGGAATTAAAGTGAAATGGCTTTTGGCTAAAAATTTTATTGAAGAATTAAAGAAAGAAATAAATAAAAACACTAAAATCGTATTTATTGAAACCCCTACTAATCCCACGATTGAAATTATTGATATCAAAGAAGTTGCTGAAATTGCCCATCGATATGATGCTAAAGTTATTGTGGATAATACCTTTGCAACCACCTTTAATCAAAAACCTTTGAAATTAAATGCCGATATCTCTCTCCATTCAGCCACGAAGTACATTTCTGGTCATGGGGATACCTTGGGGGGAGTAGTAATTAGTAATAAAGAAATAATCGAAAATCTAAAGGAAAATTTAATTAGAAATTTTGGTGGCGTTTTAAGCCCTTTTAACGCTTGGTTATTACTTCGTGGATTAAAAACTTTAGCATTAAGAATGAGTAGACATAACGAAAACGGATTAAAAGTTGCTCAATTTTTAGAAAATCATCCAAAAATAAAACGGGTTTCTTATCCTGGACTCCCTTCTCATCCTCAATACGAGATTGCTAAAAAGCAAATGAGCGGTTTTTCCAGTATGATTGCCTTTGAATTGAAAGGCGGGCGAGAGGCAGGAAGAAAACTAATGAATAATATCAAATTATGCGTCTGCGCGGTAAGTTTAGGAGATACTGCCACTTTAATCGAACATCCTGCTTCTATGACTCATTTCACTTATTCTAAAGAAGATTTAGAAAAATCTGGTATCAGTGAGGGGCTTGTTCGAATGTCGGTAGGAATCGAAGATTCCGAAGATATCATTGAAGATTTGGAGCAGGCTTTAGCCAAAGTATGA
- a CDS encoding T9SS type A sorting domain-containing protein has product MKKYLLISFLFLSLIFASERELSYLENFAIPCPIPKPEIVPLPPASQDSPDYDTLIYDENIRANAWAWNTRGNGWGMKFISPAPNIRLYGALVMLWDTTWPVPGGRRFLVRVLKDDGPNGAPGTLIYESDTILGTRGAWNFVLIDTPIVNSNFYIFYIQPDSYPLCPGLCIDGNSNAPDNVLWQYLAGSYSIDKRRGEWMIRAIIDWTPQNNNLMTTVFGNMPFDTVPRINFTLRATVRNIGTQTIPSGVPVKLRIVGPQGYVYEDIDQATTTNLARRQSQTITFTPAWRIPDTSGTYQIIVWHEFGDDEWRFNDTIKRSLGVASWITYANWNNPSYLTWAGPQRATRFNPADFRLTYPFEITRIKHQFYWHQQYPWPDSIFQFRIYADDGQTLLYESDTIRAVSYPLSIEHAVEPPVQINSGTFYVAVMPRSYSGHPSTLADNQPLGKSFYGSPGSWVSWTYGEFFTAVSVRQLAMVEEVDNSSVEFDITEITNPKKEIRIKWQVPKGMWVRISLNDVTGRVVKYFYKNAENTSQKGIITLDNKTLSKGVYLLHFETPAYKKTKKVVLF; this is encoded by the coding sequence ATGAAAAAATATTTATTAATCTCTTTTTTATTTTTATCATTAATTTTTGCAAGCGAAAGAGAACTTTCTTATCTTGAAAATTTTGCAATCCCTTGTCCTATCCCCAAACCAGAAATTGTTCCTTTGCCACCTGCTAGTCAAGACAGTCCTGATTATGATACTTTAATTTATGATGAGAATATTCGGGCAAACGCTTGGGCTTGGAATACACGTGGTAATGGTTGGGGAATGAAGTTTATATCTCCGGCTCCTAATATTCGTTTGTATGGTGCTTTAGTAATGCTTTGGGATACTACTTGGCCTGTTCCCGGTGGTAGAAGGTTTTTGGTTAGGGTTTTAAAAGATGATGGTCCAAATGGTGCACCAGGAACACTTATTTATGAATCGGATACTATTTTGGGAACACGCGGTGCCTGGAATTTTGTTTTAATTGATACACCAATCGTAAATAGTAATTTCTATATCTTTTATATTCAACCAGATTCTTATCCACTTTGTCCAGGTTTATGTATTGATGGCAACAGTAATGCGCCCGATAATGTCTTATGGCAATATTTAGCAGGAAGTTATTCCATTGACAAAAGAAGAGGAGAATGGATGATAAGGGCAATAATTGACTGGACGCCACAAAATAATAACTTAATGACAACAGTTTTTGGTAATATGCCCTTTGATACTGTTCCAAGAATTAATTTTACTTTAAGAGCAACAGTAAGAAATATTGGAACCCAAACAATTCCGAGTGGTGTGCCGGTGAAATTGAGGATTGTTGGTCCCCAAGGTTATGTTTACGAAGATATTGATCAGGCAACAACAACTAATTTAGCAAGAAGGCAATCTCAGACAATTACTTTCACTCCTGCTTGGCGGATTCCTGATACCAGTGGAACTTATCAAATAATTGTTTGGCACGAATTTGGCGATGATGAATGGCGTTTTAATGATACAATCAAAAGAAGTTTAGGTGTTGCCTCTTGGATTACTTATGCCAATTGGAATAATCCTTCTTATCTCACTTGGGCAGGTCCCCAAAGGGCAACAAGATTTAATCCAGCAGATTTTCGATTAACTTACCCATTTGAGATTACTCGAATAAAACATCAATTCTATTGGCATCAACAATATCCTTGGCCGGATAGCATTTTCCAATTCAGAATTTATGCTGACGATGGTCAAACTCTCTTATATGAATCTGATACTATTCGTGCTGTCTCTTATCCATTATCTATTGAACATGCTGTGGAACCACCGGTTCAGATAAATTCGGGAACATTCTATGTAGCAGTTATGCCGAGAAGTTATTCCGGTCATCCTTCAACATTAGCAGATAACCAACCTTTAGGAAAATCCTTTTACGGTAGTCCGGGTAGTTGGGTATCTTGGACATATGGTGAATTTTTTACCGCAGTTTCAGTAAGACAACTTGCTATGGTGGAAGAAGTGGATAACTCTTCTGTAGAATTTGATATAACAGAAATTACCAATCCAAAGAAAGAAATAAGAATTAAATGGCAGGTTCCAAAAGGTATGTGGGTGAGAATTAGTCTAAATGATGTGACGGGCAGAGTGGTAAAATATTTCTATAAGAATGCGGAAAACACTTCCCAAAAAGGCATTATAACTTTGGATAATAAGACTCTATCAAAAGGTGTCTATCTTCTCCATTTTGAAACTCCTGCCTACAAGAAGACAAAGAAAGTAGTTCTTTTTTAA
- a CDS encoding radical SAM protein: protein MYQPKFLKVNLEEKLKELEKFFSPCKICPKECNALRLNNEKGDCQIGRYAIVSSFGPHFGEEEELVGENGSGTIFFSGCNLHCVYCQNYEISQYVEGKEVKPEELAEMMLRLQRMGCHNINLVSPTHVIFQILEALIIAKEKGLKLPIVYNSGGYDKVEVLKILEGVIDIYMPDMKYDNSDYALKYSKVKNYSEINKRAVKEMYRQVGDLKVVNGIAYSGLLIRHLVLPNRIAGSFEILDFIAREISKDSYVNIMLQYRPCYLANRYLELNRRIKKEEYEEVINYAKKIGLYRGF, encoded by the coding sequence ATGTACCAACCAAAATTTCTGAAAGTTAATTTAGAAGAAAAATTAAAGGAATTAGAAAAATTTTTTTCTCCCTGTAAAATTTGTCCGAAAGAATGTAATGCTTTAAGATTAAATAACGAAAAAGGAGATTGCCAAATTGGCCGCTACGCAATAGTTAGTAGTTTTGGACCCCATTTTGGTGAGGAAGAAGAATTGGTAGGAGAAAACGGTTCGGGAACAATCTTTTTTTCCGGCTGCAATCTCCATTGTGTTTATTGTCAAAATTATGAAATTAGTCAATATGTTGAAGGAAAAGAAGTAAAACCTGAAGAACTGGCGGAAATGATGTTGAGATTACAAAGAATGGGTTGTCATAATATTAATTTAGTAAGCCCAACCCATGTAATCTTTCAGATTTTAGAAGCCCTAATAATTGCCAAAGAGAAGGGACTTAAATTGCCGATTGTATATAATTCTGGTGGTTATGACAAGGTAGAAGTTCTAAAAATTTTAGAAGGTGTGATTGATATATATATGCCGGATATGAAATATGATAATAGCGATTATGCTTTAAAATATTCTAAAGTTAAAAATTATTCAGAAATTAATAAAAGAGCGGTAAAGGAAATGTATCGTCAAGTTGGTGATTTAAAAGTTGTTAATGGCATTGCCTATTCCGGTTTATTAATAAGACATTTGGTTTTACCCAATAGAATTGCCGGTTCTTTTGAAATTTTAGATTTTATTGCCAGAGAGATTTCTAAAGATTCTTATGTAAATATAATGCTTCAATATCGACCTTGTTATTTAGCAAATCGCTACTTAGAATTAAATAGAAGAATAAAAAAAGAAGAGTATGAAGAAGTTATAAATTATGCTAAAAAAATTGGCTTATATCGGGGATTTTGA
- a CDS encoding Minf_1886 family protein, which produces MNDKIDEIVKRNFKYKREAYIFVLDALEYTKRKLKKADHISAKELLLGFKELAQKEFGILAKIVLEQWGIKSTEDVGEIVFNLCEAKILTKREDDKKEEFAHFFDFEEEFIKKYQLFPKEEIKKNIRTE; this is translated from the coding sequence ATGAATGATAAAATTGATGAAATTGTTAAAAGAAATTTTAAATATAAAAGAGAAGCCTATATTTTTGTTCTGGATGCTTTAGAATATACCAAAAGAAAATTAAAAAAGGCTGACCATATTTCTGCTAAAGAATTACTTTTAGGTTTTAAGGAGTTAGCGCAAAAGGAGTTTGGTATCTTGGCAAAGATTGTCTTAGAACAATGGGGAATAAAATCTACCGAAGATGTGGGAGAAATTGTTTTTAACCTTTGTGAGGCTAAAATTTTAACAAAAAGAGAGGATGACAAAAAAGAAGAGTTCGCTCATTTTTTTGATTTTGAAGAAGAGTTTATAAAAAAATATCAACTTTTTCCCAAAGAAGAAATCAAGAAGAATATCCGCACAGAATAA
- a CDS encoding ATP-dependent DNA helicase, which produces MKLSEIFEKIPKVFSRLDKSYEERKEQIDYSWAIYNALEKNEILVIEAETGVGKTLGYLLPAVLYSKKHNKRVLISTYTKVLQNQILTSDILLVKEIFKEVLNSDFSYAVAYGKENYLCKRRIKQTLNYRLFEFSDEEEKLNKIYQQLNTNNNIIVNFSESLPSSLKEKINCAWESCLQEECNYYHECFYQQAKLEWKKSDILIINHALFFANLNLEHPILPEYQAIIFDEAHSLEDICANSLGFSISENNFKNLLFRLYNPKTKTGLLKILKLSPKKLREYQKEIFNLLNNLNEYFQKIRIFLGNEKKKRIKENLTILPTFLSQLENLKEKIIEESQKINDKEIIIEFIGWIKEVEKKKKNINDFYQGKDNFVFWIAEEENSLSLNAALIEIQEIMKENLFYKNIPIIFTSATLRVKEDFSFFASRLGIERYEKNYFPSPFDYSQQTLVYIEKNIPLPTEENAFYEKSAKIINDIIHHAKGRTLVLFTSFKALKKVYELCDTTKYPILAQDEDSSTTSLLSEFQKNINVSLFATGSFWQGIDVPGESLSCLIITRLPFDVPDDPRIEGIKERLIKNNLDPFWHYQLPNAVLKFRQGFGRLIRSKEDRGVIVILDKRIIEKSYGKYFLNSLPKTVKITDNINVLINFLKKCTNQNF; this is translated from the coding sequence ATGAAATTAAGTGAAATATTCGAAAAAATTCCGAAAGTTTTTTCTCGTTTAGATAAATCTTATGAAGAAAGAAAAGAACAGATTGATTATAGTTGGGCAATATATAATGCTTTAGAAAAAAACGAAATATTAGTTATTGAAGCCGAAACCGGAGTCGGTAAAACTTTGGGGTATCTTTTACCAGCTGTCCTTTATTCAAAAAAACATAATAAAAGAGTACTGATTTCTACTTATACAAAAGTTTTACAAAATCAAATTTTAACATCCGACATTTTATTAGTTAAAGAGATATTTAAGGAAGTATTAAACTCTGATTTTTCCTATGCCGTTGCTTACGGAAAAGAAAACTATTTATGTAAAAGAAGAATAAAACAGACTTTAAATTATCGACTTTTTGAATTTTCGGACGAGGAAGAGAAACTAAACAAAATTTATCAACAATTGAATACCAATAATAATATAATAGTAAATTTTTCTGAATCTTTGCCTTCTTCTTTAAAGGAAAAAATCAATTGTGCTTGGGAAAGTTGTCTTCAAGAAGAATGTAATTACTATCACGAATGCTTTTATCAACAAGCCAAATTAGAATGGAAAAAGAGCGATATTCTGATTATTAACCATGCCTTATTTTTTGCTAATTTAAATTTAGAACATCCAATTTTGCCTGAATATCAGGCAATAATTTTTGATGAAGCCCATTCTTTAGAAGATATTTGTGCTAATAGTCTTGGCTTTTCTATTAGTGAGAATAACTTCAAAAATCTCCTTTTTCGATTATATAATCCCAAAACAAAAACTGGTTTATTAAAAATTTTAAAATTAAGTCCCAAAAAGTTAAGGGAATACCAAAAAGAAATCTTTAATCTTCTCAATAATTTAAATGAATATTTTCAAAAAATAAGAATTTTTCTTGGCAATGAAAAGAAAAAGAGAATAAAAGAAAATTTGACTATCTTACCCACTTTTCTCAGCCAATTAGAAAATCTGAAAGAAAAAATAATCGAAGAGAGCCAAAAGATTAATGATAAAGAAATAATTATTGAATTTATTGGTTGGATAAAAGAAGTTGAGAAAAAGAAAAAAAATATCAATGATTTTTATCAAGGAAAGGATAATTTTGTTTTTTGGATTGCTGAAGAGGAAAATTCTTTATCTTTAAATGCTGCTTTGATAGAAATTCAAGAGATAATGAAAGAAAATCTTTTTTATAAAAATATACCAATAATTTTTACTTCTGCTACCTTAAGAGTAAAAGAAGATTTTTCTTTTTTTGCTTCCCGATTAGGAATCGAAAGATATGAAAAAAATTATTTTCCTTCTCCCTTTGATTACTCTCAACAGACTTTAGTATATATTGAAAAAAACATACCCCTACCAACAGAAGAAAACGCTTTTTACGAAAAATCAGCAAAAATAATTAACGATATAATTCATCATGCCAAAGGCAGAACTTTGGTTTTATTTACAAGTTTTAAAGCATTAAAAAAAGTTTATGAACTATGTGATACAACAAAATATCCTATTTTAGCCCAAGATGAAGACTCTTCAACTACTTCTCTTTTATCCGAATTCCAAAAAAATATCAACGTTTCACTTTTTGCCACCGGTTCCTTTTGGCAAGGAATCGATGTTCCTGGCGAATCTCTTTCCTGTTTAATAATTACCCGTCTACCTTTTGATGTCCCTGATGATCCGAGAATTGAAGGAATTAAAGAAAGATTAATAAAAAACAACTTAGATCCCTTCTGGCATTATCAATTACCTAATGCCGTTTTAAAATTTCGTCAAGGATTTGGAAGACTAATTAGAAGTAAGGAAGATCGCGGTGTTATTGTTATTTTAGATAAAAGAATAATCGAAAAATCTTATGGCAAATATTTTCTCAACTCATTACCAAAAACCGTGAAAATTACTGATAACATAAATGTTCTTATCAATTTTTTAAAAAAATGTACCAACCAAAATTTCTGA